The Rhododendron vialii isolate Sample 1 chromosome 3a, ASM3025357v1 nucleotide sequence GATCATTTTCCAAATTATAGTTGAAAACTTTAAATTTAGGAaaaaccaaacttcaaaaaaaaaaataataaaccaaACAAGATAATAAGGGCTTTGTTCGTAATTTTTCACCTAAAAATGCTTTCCTTCAGCTGTGCTGGCTCAATCATGCCCGAGATAAGGGGATAGAGGCACAAGTCATAACTTCTATTAATACAAGTATACAATGATGCAGTTTCTTTATTTTCAGAACTCAAAGACGCGATTGTTTGAAACGAAGTAGGACAATGTAGAATGAATTAAGCAAATTGTTTTTTGATAAAACCgagaaaagaaagaactgaAGGTAGCCAGCAATCCATGAGTAATATATATAACCAACCAAAGACATATATTGAAGCTtagaaaagattaaaaagaggCAAAGTCAAACCAAGAATCTCTAACGCACGATCAGAGTCGACAAATACCTTTGTTACAGGCAAATTATCAGGTATCCTCAGGGATCGGCATTGTGATGGTTCACCAATTTCTGTCAGCTTCCAGATCCTGGATTTGTCCACTGACTCATCAGCAACTCTGGGTTTTACGTCTAACAAACCCCGATTATCACCATTCTACAGCAACTCAACGTAAGAGAGTTTAGAATTAAAAGCACAAGCATTCTAGTAAAGCAAACAACCAAATATGTGATGCACTCATCCACAATTGAAAATGGGTTCCCCACAACTGAGACAAGACTCACCATTGCAACAATGGACGCTGTTGGAGCAGATCGATCTATGATGCTCAATCCGACAGGTGGATTAGCACCAAACGTTCCCATTGTAGAGGCCTATCAAGACATTGAGAAACAAAATCAGGAGATATTTATATAAAAAGCTGCTAAAGTTCACAAATCAATTTACCTTCAGGACAGATGAGGATCCAGCTCTAGAAGGATCAAACGAACGAGTTTCGAGTGTCTGCAGTAGCCTAATCCCATCTATATTTGCTAGTATTTTAATACCATTCTCATTGGTTGAAATAGCCAACAATATCCCTTCCTTGTTAAATCGCAAACAGGGAGAAGCCTAGAGATATAATCAAAATGAGAATGGTTGGCTTAGAAGAGGGATGTTGATCGAAAAATCTACATCGACTGTATGATGCATCTAACAATTACCGGTAATCCTCCATCAGCATTAGTGGTTGTCAATAAGTTCACATTGTCCATGTCCCAAAATTTGACCATGCCATCATCACCAGCAGCCAAGAATCGATTCTTCGTGGTATCGAATTGCACAACCCCTGTGGATCGCTTCCCGAGACCATGATACGTACGCTTCACAGCTCCCTCGCTTTCATTCCATTCCACAAGGAAAGAATCTCCTTCTTTATTGGTTCCACAGGAGAACAACCTATCAGGTGCCCATTTGATAGTGAAAACAATGCTTTAGTCAGAAATACCATATTCAGCAAAAAGATCAATCCTCAAGCCTAATAATTTTGGTGGAAAGTAGGAAACGTTTTTGGACCTTGTCCCATCGGCACTGTATGACATTGTGGTGGATGAATGCCCTGGAGCATCATAGTCAACCCTAGAACCCAAGTGATCATACAACCACGCCTTTATTTTCCCATCAGTTGCTGTTGAAAATATGAACTGcaataagaaagaaaaagatataaCAAAACAAAtcgctaaaaaaaaaagatttttagaTTAAAACCCATAATTTATAAGTTGCTATGAAAGGTTTGAattaaaaacgaaaatgaaaattctacTTTAACTCGATTGAGAGCACTTACATTCAACAATATTATCGTGGTAGAGGAAGTCTGTTGGGTAATCGTCTAACAATTACCTTAAGTACACATTAAAGTCATGCATTCCAAGAATCATAAATTAAGAACATCCTACAACTTCAAGTCCAGATTTATATCCCCTTCAACCATTTGGAATTGCATTCACATCAGAGGCAAGTAAACTCCTAGGATTACAAAGCCAAGCTCAGATCCTCCAAGCATACAAATGATGATATGGACAAAGAAATGTAAATAGTTGACCCATAACAGCTAACTTTGGCACATCCCTCAAACACCATTACATTTTTAGCTAGTTTGGCTAAACATGGATTAGAAACATTATACGGTCAGTTAAGACTTAGATAGGAAAGAATTTACCTTAAACAAATCTCTTTAGAGTGAATAATGTTAAAAGAGTAGCCATATAAATTTTCATCATGAAGGTGGTCTATTTTGGCCCCTATGATACTAAAGTTATATAAATGACAGGTGGCCTTGAAGGTAGTGATCAGTGGGATGACGGAGGATTGTTGATTAGAACCTACGCTGCTAGTTGAGCATGAAGCAGCATGATGGTGGATAGGTCCAGAAAGCAATCTAAATGTCAATTTGGTGGTGAAAAAGACAGCACCATTGGCAGTGGGAATGTATGGAAATGATGGAAAAAAGTTGACGGCAATAACTTGGTGAAAGCGACGGTGGTGGCAGCATGGATTCTAATGGTGGCATGGTATTTATGGCAATGCCATAGTGAGTTGTGTTGACTGGACAAAACAGCGGGTTTTAGCAATAGAAGTAACAGCATAAATAGCAACATCGTAATAATAGGAGTGATTTTCCTAgattggttttcttttcttaagcAGGTTTTCGTACACCCCCTCATTCTCTCAAATTAGAATACCTAGCATAGAGGTTGCATTCAAAAGACAAGATTTGAATTTACGAAAAATCCTCTCGTTTTTCGTTGGGCAGTACTCTTGAGTCCATTTTGACAGGGATTGTGTGACCAATAGGTTAATATCGCTCGCCACCATGTGCTAATCACAATTCATGTGCTTATCATAGAGAATATAGAATCCCATTTCTAACtggaaatactaaaaaaaacaattggtaGATTGTGAGACATCAGTTGCTTCATTCATCCAAATTGCCATCCTTTTCATTCCACagaaaactaaagaaaaaaagtgatttAGCATTCATGCTTTTTAATTTACAGTATATGTATATGTTATACAATGAACAGTACCTGAATGTTCTCCTTGTGATGTGGACATACTGAATAGACGGGTGCTTCATGGCCCTCAAAACTGTACTGCTTAGCCCCCGTAACTGCATCCCACACCTGTACAACAATAAACCTTACAAACTAAGTCCAACCCTCTGCATTTCATAAACAGCAAAGACAGAGAAAACAAACCTTTATGAGCCGATCCTCCCCGCATGTGACAATACAAAGTTGTTTGTTTGGGTAAGAAAACGCAAGATCGTTAACACTACCAGAATGCGCCTCAATCTGGATAACCAAAACAGAGTATTTATTCACGAAAATGGCCATGTAATACATAGGTGCGTGCGCGCAAAATTTTGAACACATGCTCCGACCATTGGAGATATTGACAGACAAAAAGGAgagaaaggggggaaaaaaaaaaaggagcaaaaGGAAATGAATAACCACCAGGTGATTGATTGATGGCACAAACCTCTAGGTGGTTTTGTACATCACCGCCACCATGGTAGGAATATAAGTGCACAATGTGCTTGGAGTATGCAACACCTGAATTAAGGACAAGATATTAGAACCAACACCATGCCCACTTCATTGTCAATATTCTTCATTGCACTACATCGTCAAGTAACATTAATTCATTTAATTTAACTTACCAAAAAGAGTACCATCAGGACTCCATATAACCCGGTTGATTGATGCAGTATGATCATTGGATAGAGATGCCTGATACACAACCCCAAAACTATATTGCAAACTTGTATCGACAACTCTaagaaaaatcaatttaaaACTTGAGTTTACTCAAGTATATCTAACAATTGCGGCCAAACCTGAGGGGTCACCGACCATGATCCAAGTTCCCAGACCTTAAAATTCCTAATAGCAAGCCTCTCTCGATTACTGAGGTCCCATACCATTATGTCTCCCGTATTTGTTCCGACTACAAATAATGATCACACAACAATATACAGACAGACATCAAGCATCCACAAAGCTGATCAACCAATAGCAACAAGAAGTGGTGATGGGATCTAACCAAGCAGTAGAATTTGTTGGACTGGATGGAAATCCATACTCTTCACAGCTGACCCTGGATTTAAAGTCATCCAAACAGACTTGGGCAAATCATCAGAAGAGTATGAGCTCTGACCATGGCTCTGAGCAGCATATCCAACGGGCATAATACTTACAGGAAGATTATTGACCTGTTAATGAAATTGTGAAAATGCAAGATCAACTAAACTCTGTTCCCAACCTGGATGTAAGCTAAACTAAAGGCTCTAAGTAAGTTACTGCTTTGAAATGGACTTAAGCCCCATCTCCCCGCAATTCAAATAGATAACGGCCCCTCTCTTCAAATAGATAACATCAGTATGTACACCACAAGGCCATGCGCACGTACTCACGAATAATAAGATTGCATCCCTCatgtcaaaaaaatgaaagggaaTCAAATAAAAAGAGGGTTGCTTTGTAAAATATGCAAAATCTTCATAGGAAGTGAATTCTTACTACTACTTACAAGCCAAAGAAGATAAAGTAAACATATTTAAATTCCTCATGTGCACCCTTCTATTCTGTTTAAAGCTTCAGTTAAATGCATTCCCCATTTCATTTCACACGTGGAACTCTTAGATTCTCTTCTATAGGCCTCCTAAAATACTAGAAATGGAAACTCTTAGAAATTAGAACATTTTACGCTGTCAATTGTCATCACAGTTAAAGAAAACCCATGATGTGCTTTTTAAGAAATTGTTCAACTAATATACTAGCATTCAATATCTctcacttatttttctttctacttAGACTATATACTTTCTCTTCTCCTAAGAAATAGATGCATTAATTTCAACAAGAAAATAGACTTCAATCATTCCTAATGCCCAAACTCGCATTAATGAGTGACTCCAAGTTCTTTATGCCCAAATAAAAACTAGTACTCCATGGCATAATGGGACCAAACATTGTAACTAAGACAACCACATTTTTGCATTCCTATTTTGCCACACTTGATGTATGTTCCAAGTTAAGATGGTTGGACAGGATGAATAGTTGCTCCACTCGTACATAAACCCCAAGGGGAACCAATTCCATGAATCAAACCATTACTAATCATAAAAATCCATGGATCACTCCCTCCAAGAGCTTCAAAGCACTAATAGAAATTACaatcatgccaaaaaaaaacagaggaaattAAATAAGAAAGATAAAACTTTTGGAGATAAAACTCCTAAATTTAGTGGTGTATGTCTTAGACTTCCACCAAGTCCATGAGAAATGCAGACAAACTATTGTGTCGTACTTCATCTGACATTCCAAACGGTCTTGATCTCTTCAACACATGTTCAGAATCTGCTGTCTGATAGTCGACTGCATTATTTGTTGGAGGACTCCTGGGGCGCTTCAGAATAGCTGCTACAGAGTGGACAAAGACACATACGGCCACAGGCCTCAGTAATGAGAAAAGCTTAGATTGATTAATAAGAGTGGATTGGAGCATGGATATTTGTACAAAATTGGCAAGAGATCAGCTTAGTTTGATGAACACAATCTGAGATACATGTATCAGTAAAATCTTCTCATGAAAATCTTCATGCATAATGTTTCGTTCAGTGTATGACGGCAAATTGTAGCACTCAATctatataataattaaaactaCCGGCATTATTAGGTGTACTGAAACTAATGGGCCCAGCAGAAGTGGAAGGATGAGGAACTGGAGACGGATTAGCCATCCATCCAGCAAGAGATGTTGGCAGGGTAGCTGGTGCTGGCTGGAATGGCTGAAAAAAAAACCTGCATTAAGTTAAACATCTAGAAATGCAAGATTAGAACATCATAACAAATTGTAGTAGCGCCCTTTCTACTTCCGCTTACACCATGAGCACCCAGTAGAGGAAAACCCCCAGCTTTAGGAACAGCACCCATTAGTGGATGAGTTACAGGCGATGGGGCACGAGCACCATTTGGTTGCGACTGTCCACAAGAGTGGTCTACGAACAGGGATTTTATGTCAGGGTTAGGTTTGGGATTCTTGCAAAGCTGGTGCTGCCAATTTAAGCTGCAACAAAAGAAGCAGGGTGTCAACTAGTACCGAATATCTTAACTTGGAAGAAAATATCAAATCGACAATAACACAAGTAAACAACCTTTGGTTAATTAGCGTCCGCAGTCTTGAGTTCTTCAGGTTAGGAAAAGTTAGCTTATCGCGAAACAATGGATTTGCCTCAATCAACTTTTTAAGTTCAGCAAGCATTATAACCCTAGCAGACTTGGAATCTCCATATTTAGACAGCTGCTCGTTATCTCTGCAGATCGGCTTATTAATGTCAGGAAACATGAACTATAAAACAGAAGTAAAACAAATAAGACACGCTGGAGCAATACTTTTTGTTCTATACCTGAAGTTATCCAAGGTCAAAAGATGTGTTATTTCCTTAAAAAGGTCCTCATTAAATGCTGAAAAAACTTTCAAATCCTTCACCAGAATTTCCACGGCTTCAGCACGATCCTTCCTACAATTACATAAATATATAGCAAATTAAATAAACTGCCAAAGAGGTAAAGTAAAAACAAAGCTACCAATGACATTCTTCACAGAGATGTCTCCAATAGGATCAGTTTAGCACTTACTTATCAAGAGCTTCGAGGTACTTCTGTTTTCGGATTTCAAAGAAGATCTTCATGGAGTATCTATTATCGTCAACCTTTGTGAATCCAGATAAATACTTCTCCACCTCGTCCCAAACCCCGTTTGTCACCAGTTCCTCAAAATATCGCATGTTAAAGAAAAACCCAGACTCTTGCTCCACTCTCCAACATACAAAAAGAACAAGTTAAACAACAAATGTTAGTTCAATTACTTCAATCACACCAAATtgcaatgcaaaaaaaatccaacataATATACAATGATGCGGTAACATCAAATTTGGTGCAGTGGCGGATTTTGTATGCGCCCAGGGGAGATGTGCCACTCCCGATGTTTTGCTAATTACAATCATAGTACCCCATGTACTCTCATTTACCCAAAGAAATTAAACTAGCGACCACCCAAAATTATCTTAAGATACCCTAGTAATTTTAGTTTTCAAAACAGTCCCGACTATAATCCTAAAGAACGCCAAAACAATGAAAACAGATTCTTTTTGTACCATCCCTCTGGTCTCTCACGAAGTTTCGGGAAATGGCGGTTCTAATGAAATTGCTCCATTAGTTTATGGACTTCGCCATGGTGGTCAAGGCTTGGGACTTAGGAGTTTCCTTCACTCTCTGATTTGAAACCTTccggtgctatcaactcttttggagGGCGTCCATACGGAGCTTTGCCCCGGCTTTAACTGGACCCTGCTAGTAGACAGCCGGATGGGTCCCCCGTTTAGTCAAGGTGCGTCTAAGCTGGCCGAACACACGAGTTATGAGGAAAAATCTTGTGGATTTCCGTTTCGCAATGACCGTATAGGCCAAATCAAATGCTAGCTCACCTCAATTCAAGTCTACTAGCttgaaaaacaaaggaaaatggaagTTACGGAAATTTTAATTTCTCCCCCTTTTCCTCAAGCTATCTAAGTTAAACAAAGagaggggggcggggggggggggggggggggggaatgaTAATTACAGAGAATAGACGCTTACTTGTGAACAGTATCTTTAAATTTCTCTTCATCGAGAAATTGAAGAATAAGAAACACAAGCTCTCTGCTGAGAGACGACATGTTTGAGCCCCTTCCGACAACTATCCCTAAATTCAAACCAAAGCACATCAAACTACACAGTATTATCATCCAGTCCTAAAAAATTTACGTTGTGAGAGAAATTGAGGAGAGAGAGCGTACCTCGGTTGAACgagggagagagaaacagaTCGGAGGGTTTCTCTCGGAATACAGGGAGGAAACGAAGACGACGACAGCGACTGTTTTactactctctctctagaccatctttctctctctctccctctctctctagggatttgaaggaggagagagaaatggttCTAGTCTTCGAGACAAATGAAATGAATAAATACTGCTAGTACTTCGTAGTCGGAGGCGAATACGAGATGAGAGATAGTGAACTGCACACGGCTTTTTAGAAGAGAAGAGGGTGTTTTGATAAGCAAGAGTACTTATAGATTGATAACTGGACGAGAGTTGATAAGTTGTTGGGCTTATAAATGTCTTTTAACACGTCTGATAATGTAATTAAGTTCGGCTGGTTTTGCGGGGTTCACAAGGTGGAGGGATTACATGTGGGAAATGATTCTGTGAGTCGCGCGCGTGTAGTGTTTGTGGACACTCGGCCGATGTTACATGGGAAATGATTCTGTGAACCAAAGGACGAACCATACACACTCCGGATACCTCAACCGGAAAAAAGTGTCTTTAGCGATTGAAATTGTTCAAAAGTATCTTTCGGAGTCGAGAAGATACTTTTGTGTAATCCTATGGCTGACATAAAAAACAGAGGTGCATAAAATTTTCCCGTGAATCCAGGGGAGGTGATGTGCACATCTGGACTGTCCGTTCGACAATACAACGGTTCAAATTTCATCTcgataatgaacggctcgaatgatgGAGATGAAATTTAGACCGTTAGATTACCGAACGAACGGCTCGGATATGCACAGCTGTCGCATGTCACCATCCCCGATTCTTTTCCACTACAGAAGATTTGACCTCAAATCATACTCCTCCAACCTCCAACCATATTACACGATTATTCCAAGAAATTTTGCTAAATTTAATTTTGTGCATTGCTAAAATATCTcgttaatgatttttttttgtaattaagTTAAATGTTTATTATCTTTAACTTTGGTTAATCGTGTTTAACAATTTGTCTTGTATGTATTGCACGAATGTCAAAGTTTAATTTTTCATAGGAgtacgtgtttttttttattggaaaagaaaatgcaagtTATATTGATAGAAATCATATACAAATTGCTTGGCCCACagactgaaaaataaaaaaacaagaacaaaaaaatcagaaacaacaagaacaaaaacgaaaaaggatAGGCCGCTCAGTTCTAATGTTGGACCCAGCACTCCGCTCGTGCAGATGGGTGGAGGATCGCCACTGGATCTGCACAGGGTCTGCATCTTGATGCCTTTATCGTCACCGCTGGAGAGCCCAAGAACACCGTTTCCCGAATCGAGACTTTCTCATGATTCAGAATTAATTAACCAATCGAGAAAACTAAGGACATTGACCAAAGGGGAGACCGACCGGTTACCGACGGCGAGCCGGGCCCACTCCAGCCACCGAACGGCTGAtccaagctgtccaaaaattctataaaaaaaaaaagtgggccCATGCGAAATCAAAAGCATCTGATGcgtataagtgctcgatccaaacacttcatttttgTCGTATATATAACCACtcgtttttttaaataaaaaaaaattaaacgacTTGGATCAATCGTCCAACGCCCGAAGTGGGCCCGGCACGCCGTTGGTAGCCGATCGATCTTCCCTTTGATCGGTGTCCGTAGCATCCACCCTCTTAACCAATACACACTAAATTGCGTACATAGGTAGGTGGTCCAACTAACTCGTATTCACGAGTTTGAATTCAATAGTAGTAACAAGTAACAGGCAAGGAGAATTCAGGGCTTGTTCTTCTAAAAAAGCCATTggcttttttgcaaaaaatgagccaaataaacccacataaaaacaaaaataagccaataaaccacttttttcgtctttattcaaaaaatattggatttcgatcaaaattttatactttttagattcttctcgtcgtgaagatgcaataatccccaaaaaaataaggataagccaagtgatacgaaaaaaatttgaataaagacaaaaaatacgccattttggcttatttgtccgaacaccctcAATCAATTCATTCAGAAAGAAGTACCCACAAAGCGTCAAAAGATTCAGAATATCAGAGACTATATATAACATGAACATATATAATCTTCTTGTATTAGTCCTAAAAATAAACATTATCCAGGAATCAGGAACGTGAAAGGCAGGGGTGTCCGCCAGCTTACACAAATCTGACTACTTCTCATTTCTGATTTGGTCAAAAACAGGTCATCAATCGATGAACATGAGTGTTCGAGCCAAACCTATGCAAACTTGGACTAATCATCTCTTCAGTCTGGTCAAAAGCAGGCCATACATAAATGGAAAGAGGTTTTCGGGCCAACTTACAACTAATCTCCTCTCCGGTCGATCTGGtcatagggatggcaattccgGCCGCCCCGACCCAACCCGCCCCGTTCCCCGCCCCAAATGGGTAGAGGATTCGAGGATTATTTGGGGATCGGATAAGGTATGgggataatttttaaaaaaaagtggggaACGGGTAGGGGTGGATATGAGGTAGTACCCGCCCGATCCCCGCCCCGCCCCactagcctactatatataatacataattatatatatatacataaagtTAGGGACTTAGGATTCCTGATCCCCGCCCCAGCCCCACTAGCCTACTATATTTATAgataagttagggtttttccATTTCCCAGTCGCTACTCTAGAGACTTACGTCTCCAATCCCCAGTCCCACTAGCCTACTcgtcttgtttgtttgaaactgtttttatttcaatttggtttgtaatacACTGTGGCAGCAACTATGTGactgttttaatttaaatttggtttatAATGACACTACGGCAGCAGATGTgactgttttcattttgatttggtttgtaatggcactATGGCAGCAACTTTGGCTATTTTTCttggcatttggtttgtaatgtcAGCGtagattgtttttctttttttttttttttgaatttagtttCTTGGTTCGTATTTTATGGCAggtgacttttttttaaaaagttttgggatctttggatccccgattccccatggggatccccgttccccgtttggagcgggatggagggtaaaaataaatctCCGGTGGGGATTGGGGCGGGGATGGGGAGGAATTTGAGTTCGGGGACGGGaatagtggtatccacccccgaccctccccattgccatccctatctGGTCAAAAGTAAACCATATATCCATAGATGAGCAGGGATTTTCAGGCCAACTTACATGTATATAGACTAATCTCCTCTCTGATCCGGTCAAAGACAGACCATCAATGCCGGAATTAAGAAATTTACAAAAGAAATATTATTACGGTCTaaccaaaaaaaccaaactatGATCGATTATACTGTGACGAGCAAACCGGCCAATGAACTGAATCAACCCTTCTGGACGGAAAGCGAAGTTTTACAAGTGATACAATGCATGGATGTTGATGTGCCTGCTGACATGGCTTACAACTGGGGGGAGGATCGTGCGTTTGGAAGCGGTGGTTCACACGTgcttgcatgtttttttttttttaataaccgagAAACAACTTTATAGCCGAGTCACAATTAAACCTAATTGTATAAACCAAACCTCGGGAAACTAGCACGGCCATCGGTGGCCGTAGCTTTTTCATTTGTCATAGTAGTAGTACATTCTTAGGGCCCCttccagaaacaaaaataaattcttattttttaaaagacaattttaagctcaaacaTCATgtgtttatacaaataatttttttaaaaatatggatcttatttgatagatctcattgagatcttttgaaaaattaattttcaattacattatttttgagtttaaaaatgtaaaataaactgtttattttttaaaaaaatttctagaaTAGGGTCTTACTTCTCTCTTTACTAGTATTATTCATTAATATTTAAAAATCTGATTAAAAATAAGTCATTCACGCTAAAAACAAAGAATTCCCAAAAAGATCTCTTGTGACTCGGCCCAATCTCATTTGGTTTTCAGTTTTAAGATAAATTGTTGAGATAAAAGAGTTTTCTAGATTTgagtattttttgtctttaattttttgtttaacattttaataaaaaaattattttttaaacagaGGTGTGCTATATtcatccaaaaagaaaaaaatttgttaaaagattgctaaaaatgaaaagcacGGATAacgaaatagtaaaaaaaattggataatttttttttgagagaaaaaCCATACAAGGTGTGGGAGTAACAGAACTAAAACTATTGCTTGCTTCCGAGACACTTTATTTTTCACTTCTTTGCTAACTTATTTTCTATCATTATATCGCATTTTTAGGCTGATGGtggaaataagaaataaaataggaaaagaaaaggtgtTATAATTTACAAACACATTATTGTTAAACCACTAAATCAATTCCTTCTATATCTCTGTTACTAATTTTGAGGAAGCCTTGACCAAAGGGTTGCTCTAGTTGTTGTGGCACTCCATTACCAGGTAAAAAATGTTTGGGTTCGAGTTTTATGGCTTTGAATTGCAATACTATTTCCCTTATCCCTAACGATTGacccaatttatttatttatttttttgagaaagcTCTAATAATGGCCTGCAATATTATTAAAGActccaaatttaaaaattggCCTGCTAAGTATGTTAAGAAAATCAACTCACCACACCCATAAGTTGGACAAACTTATTTCTGTAGTATAGCCGTTCATTGTCGAGATAAAATCTGAGCCGttagatgcacgatccgacagctCGAAAGTGCGCAGTACAGTGCTGCTCACACCATTGCACGTTGCCATCCCCAAAATATTCCTCTTCCTTTATCTATCTTTTGATGCTTTTCCATGGGCGTTGCAGTTCTTGTTAATAATGAATGGCTGATTTTAAAGTTTCAAAGGCTGTTTGGTGAAACATCACAATCATTATAAGTTCTATTAATGTTTATGGAAAACAAAAACTCTCATAAGGAGAAAACTTTTTGGCTTGTGATTCAATTCTTACCCAAGGTGCTATCCAACTGCTATGTTTCACCGCTCTCCTTATTGCAGTGCTTAATTTTATCATTCGTCTCGGTATAATCAATagttcaaaattaaaataaaaaaaaactcttgcaGGGAAAACTAGAAGAGTTGTTTTAAAATCCGGATTgcccaaaatacttttagacggtGAAAATAAAAACGGTGGGGAAAGCAGTGAGAGTAGACTTTCTGA carries:
- the LOC131320238 gene encoding topless-related protein 4-like isoform X1, which encodes MSSLSRELVFLILQFLDEEKFKDTVHKVEQESGFFFNMRYFEELVTNGVWDEVEKYLSGFTKVDDNRYSMKIFFEIRKQKYLEALDKKDRAEAVEILVKDLKVFSAFNEDLFKEITHLLTLDNFRDNEQLSKYGDSKSARVIMLAELKKLIEANPLFRDKLTFPNLKNSRLRTLINQSLNWQHQLCKNPKPNPDIKSLFVDHSCGQSQPNGARAPSPVTHPLMGAVPKAGGFPLLGAHGPFQPAPATLPTSLAGWMANPSPVPHPSTSAGPISFSTPNNAAAILKRPRSPPTNNAVDYQTADSEHVLKRSRPFGMSDEVNNLPVSIMPVGYAAQSHGQSSYSSDDLPKSVWMTLNPGSAVKSMDFHPVQQILLLVGTNTGDIMVWDLSNRERLAIRNFKVWELGSWSVTPQASLSNDHTASINRVIWSPDGTLFGVAYSKHIVHLYSYHGGGDVQNHLEIEAHSGSVNDLAFSYPNKQLCIVTCGEDRLIKVWDAVTGAKQYSFEGHEAPVYSVCPHHKENIQFIFSTATDGKIKAWLYDHLGSRVDYDAPGHSSTTMSYSADGTRLFSCGTNKEGDSFLVEWNESEGAVKRTYHGLGKRSTGVVQFDTTKNRFLAAGDDGMVKFWDMDNVNLLTTTNADGGLPASPCLRFNKEGILLAISTNENGIKILANIDGIRLLQTLETRSFDPSRAGSSSVLKASTMGTFGANPPVGLSIIDRSAPTASIVAMNGDNRGLLDVKPRVADESVDKSRIWKLTEIGEPSQCRSLRIPDNLPVTKVCRLIYTNSGYAILALSANAVHKLWKWQRNDRNSTGKATASVAPQLWQPPSGMLMTNDISDTNSEEAVSCFALSKNDSYVMSASGGKISLFNMMTFKTMTTFMPPPPAATFLAFHPQDNNIIAIGMEDSLIQIYNVRVDEVKTKLKGHQKRITGLAFSNVLNVLVSSGADSQLCVWSTDGWEKQASKYLQIPSARTPSRLSDTRVQFHQDQIHLLVVHETQIAIYEAPKLECLNKWVALEASGPITHATYSCDSQSIYICFEDGSVCVLTASTLQLRCRISPTSYLPANPSSRVYPVVIAAHPSEPNQFSLGLSDGGVYILEPLETEGKWGTSPPLENGAGPSTTAGATNADQPQR
- the LOC131320238 gene encoding topless-related protein 4-like isoform X3 produces the protein MSSLSRELVFLILQFLDEEKFKDTVHKVEQESGFFFNMRYFEELVTNGVWDEVEKYLSGFTKVDDNRYSMKIFFEIRKQKYLEALDKKDRAEAVEILVKDLKVFSAFNEDLFKEITHLLTLDNFRDNEQLSKYGDSKSARVIMLAELKKLIEANPLFRDKLTFPNLKNSRLRTLINQSLNWQHQLCKNPKPNPDIKSLFVDHSCGQSQPNGARAPSPVTHPLMGAVPKAGGFPLLGAHGPFQPAPATLPTSLAGWMANPSPVPHPSTSAGPISFSTPNNAAAILKRPRSPPTNNAVDYQTADSEHVLKRSRPFGMSDESHGQSSYSSDDLPKSVWMTLNPGSAVKSMDFHPVQQILLLVGTNTGDIMVWDLSNRERLAIRNFKVWELGSWSVTPQASLSNDHTASINRVIWSPDGTLFGVAYSKHIVHLYSYHGGGDVQNHLEIEAHSGSVNDLAFSYPNKQLCIVTCGEDRLIKVWDAVTGAKQYSFEGHEAPVYSVCPHHKENIQFIFSTATDGKIKAWLYDHLGSRVDYDAPGHSSTTMSYSADGTRLFSCGTNKEGDSFLVEWNESEGAVKRTYHGLGKRSTGVVQFDTTKNRFLAAGDDGMVKFWDMDNVNLLTTTNADGGLPASPCLRFNKEGILLAISTNENGIKILANIDGIRLLQTLETRSFDPSRAGSSSVLKASTMGTFGANPPVGLSIIDRSAPTASIVAMNGDNRGLLDVKPRVADESVDKSRIWKLTEIGEPSQCRSLRIPDNLPVTKVCRLIYTNSGYAILALSANAVHKLWKWQRNDRNSTGKATASVAPQLWQPPSGMLMTNDISDTNSEEAVSCFALSKNDSYVMSASGGKISLFNMMTFKTMTTFMPPPPAATFLAFHPQDNNIIAIGMEDSLIQIYNVRVDEVKTKLKGHQKRITGLAFSNVLNVLVSSGADSQLCVWSTDGWEKQASKYLQIPSARTPSRLSDTRVQFHQDQIHLLVVHETQIAIYEAPKLECLNKWVALEASGPITHATYSCDSQSIYICFEDGSVCVLTASTLQLRCRISPTSYLPANPSSRVYPVVIAAHPSEPNQFSLGLSDGGVYILEPLETEGKWGTSPPLENGAGPSTTAGATNADQPQR